A window of the Microbacterium sp. LWH13-1.2 genome harbors these coding sequences:
- the proB gene encoding glutamate 5-kinase, which translates to MTARTRADLATASRIVVKVGSSSISGESSWRIPVLVEALAAAHARGAEVILVSSGAIATGIPFLRLDARPTDLATQQAAAAVGQNILVYRYQESLRPFDIVAGQVLLTTGDLENPTSRSNARRAMERLLGLRILPIVNENDTVATQEIRFGDNDRLGALVAQLIEADALVLLSDIESLYTKPPSDPTAEPIDVVAPDADLSGLEFGSTVVNSVGTGGAATKVSAARLAAASGIGVLVTSADLVDQALSGADIGTWFEPALS; encoded by the coding sequence GTGACCGCTCGCACCAGGGCGGACCTCGCCACCGCCTCGCGGATCGTCGTGAAGGTGGGGTCGTCCTCGATCAGCGGAGAGTCGTCCTGGCGCATCCCCGTCCTGGTGGAGGCGTTGGCCGCAGCTCATGCGCGCGGAGCCGAGGTGATCCTGGTGTCGTCCGGGGCGATCGCCACCGGCATCCCGTTCCTTCGTCTCGACGCGAGGCCCACCGATCTCGCGACGCAGCAGGCGGCAGCGGCCGTGGGCCAGAACATCCTGGTCTACCGTTACCAGGAGTCGCTCCGTCCCTTCGACATCGTCGCCGGCCAGGTGCTGCTCACCACCGGCGACCTCGAGAATCCGACCTCACGCTCGAATGCGCGCCGGGCTATGGAGCGGCTGCTGGGTCTGCGCATCCTGCCGATCGTCAACGAGAACGACACGGTGGCGACGCAGGAGATCCGCTTCGGCGACAACGACCGTCTCGGCGCGCTCGTCGCGCAGCTGATCGAGGCGGACGCGCTCGTGCTGCTCAGCGACATCGAGTCGCTCTACACGAAGCCGCCGTCCGATCCGACAGCCGAACCGATCGACGTCGTCGCGCCGGATGCCGACCTCTCGGGTCTCGAGTTCGGTTCGACGGTCGTGAACAGCGTCGGAACCGGGGGAGCGGCGACCAAGGTCTCGGCTGCGCGGCTCGCGGCGGCCTCCGGGATCGGTGTGCTCGTGACCAGCGCGGACCTGGTCGATCAGGCCCTCTCGGGGGCCGACATAGGGACCTGGTTCGAGCCGGCGCTCTCTTAG
- the obgE gene encoding GTPase ObgE encodes MVSFVDTVTLHLRAGKGGNGCVSVHREKFKPLGGPDGGNGGDGGDVVLVADTQTGTLLSYHHSPHRSSGNGGPGMGDHRAGFMGEDLELPVPVGTVVKNPAGEVLIDMIEPGERFVVAKGGYGGLGNAALATPKRKAPGFALLGTPGTEGDVILELKTVADVALVGYPSAGKSSLIGAISAARPKIADYPFTTLHPNLGVVQAGDSRYTVADVPGLIEGASEGRGLGLEFLRHVERCTALLHVLDCATLEPGRDPISDLDVILGELAAYEVPEGQTPLLERPQLIALNKIDVPEARDLADLVRPDLEARGFRVFDISTVSHEGLRPLTFALGEIVDAHRAELAANETPRERVVIRPRGPKKGFEIRVEGGTYGNLYRILGEKPVRWVQQTDFQNEEAVGFLADRLEKLGVEDELFRLGAVQGSTVVIGEGDSIVFDWEPTMTSAAELMTAPRGTDPRLAPNSRRTTSERRETYYERMDAKAEARAEVEAQRLAAYREDGE; translated from the coding sequence ATGGTCAGTTTCGTCGACACCGTGACGCTGCATCTGCGCGCGGGCAAGGGCGGCAACGGCTGTGTCTCGGTGCACCGCGAGAAGTTCAAGCCGCTCGGCGGCCCCGACGGCGGCAACGGCGGCGACGGCGGCGACGTCGTCCTCGTCGCGGACACCCAGACGGGCACGCTGCTCTCGTACCACCACTCCCCGCATCGCAGCTCCGGCAACGGCGGTCCCGGCATGGGCGACCACCGCGCGGGATTCATGGGCGAGGACCTGGAGCTTCCCGTTCCCGTCGGCACCGTGGTGAAGAACCCGGCCGGCGAGGTGCTGATCGACATGATCGAGCCCGGCGAGCGATTCGTCGTCGCGAAGGGCGGATACGGCGGCCTCGGAAACGCGGCTCTCGCGACCCCGAAGCGCAAGGCGCCCGGATTCGCTCTGCTCGGCACACCCGGCACCGAGGGCGACGTCATCCTCGAGCTCAAGACGGTCGCCGACGTGGCCCTCGTGGGCTATCCGTCCGCCGGCAAGTCGAGCCTGATCGGTGCGATCTCGGCCGCTCGTCCGAAGATCGCCGACTACCCGTTCACCACGCTCCACCCGAACCTCGGAGTGGTTCAGGCGGGAGACTCGCGGTACACCGTCGCCGACGTCCCCGGTCTGATCGAAGGCGCGAGCGAAGGACGAGGCCTCGGTCTCGAGTTCCTGCGCCATGTCGAGCGCTGCACGGCTCTCCTGCACGTGCTCGACTGCGCGACTCTCGAGCCTGGGCGCGACCCGATCTCCGACCTCGACGTGATCCTCGGCGAGCTCGCGGCGTACGAGGTCCCCGAGGGGCAGACCCCGCTGCTCGAGCGCCCTCAGCTCATCGCGCTGAACAAGATCGATGTCCCCGAGGCCCGTGATCTCGCCGACCTCGTGCGCCCCGACCTCGAGGCTCGAGGCTTCCGCGTCTTCGACATCTCCACCGTCTCGCATGAGGGACTGCGTCCGCTGACCTTCGCGCTCGGCGAGATCGTCGACGCGCACCGTGCCGAGCTCGCGGCCAATGAGACGCCGCGCGAGCGCGTCGTCATCCGCCCGCGGGGCCCCAAGAAGGGCTTCGAGATCCGCGTCGAGGGCGGCACCTACGGCAACCTCTACCGCATCCTCGGCGAGAAGCCGGTGCGCTGGGTCCAGCAGACCGACTTCCAGAACGAGGAAGCAGTCGGATTCCTCGCCGACCGCCTCGAGAAGCTCGGCGTCGAGGATGAGCTGTTCCGCCTCGGTGCGGTGCAGGGGTCGACCGTGGTCATCGGCGAGGGCGACAGCATCGTCTTCGACTGGGAGCCGACCATGACCTCTGCGGCAGAGCTCATGACGGCTCCGCGAGGCACTGACCCTCGTCTGGCGCCGAACAGCCGTCGCACCACTTCCGAGCGTCGCGAGACCTACTACGAGCGGATGGATGCCAAGGCCGAGGCCCGCGCCGAGGTCGAGGCTCAGCGACTCGCGGCGTACCGCGAGGACGGCGAGTGA
- the rpmA gene encoding 50S ribosomal protein L27, translating to MAHKKGASSTRNGRDSNAQRLGVKRFGGQQVLAGEIIVRQRGTHFHPGVNVGRGGDDTLFALAAGAVQFGAKGGRKVVNIVAAAE from the coding sequence ATGGCACATAAAAAGGGCGCAAGCTCCACCCGTAACGGTCGTGACTCCAACGCTCAGCGACTTGGCGTCAAGCGCTTCGGTGGGCAGCAGGTTCTCGCCGGCGAGATCATCGTCCGCCAGCGCGGCACGCACTTCCACCCCGGCGTGAACGTCGGCCGTGGTGGCGACGACACGCTGTTCGCTCTGGCCGCCGGTGCGGTCCAGTTCGGCGCGAAGGGCGGCCGCAAGGTCGTCAACATCGTCGCCGCTGCTGAGTGA
- the rplU gene encoding 50S ribosomal protein L21 translates to MVYAVVRAGGRQEKVEVGTIVQLDRVKAAQGEKIELAAVLLVDGATVTTDADSLAKVKVTAEVIGNLRGPKIIIQKYKNKTGYKKRQGHRQELTRVKITGIK, encoded by the coding sequence GTGGTTTACGCAGTAGTGCGCGCCGGTGGGCGGCAGGAGAAGGTCGAGGTCGGCACGATCGTTCAGCTCGACCGTGTCAAGGCTGCCCAGGGCGAGAAGATCGAGCTGGCCGCAGTGCTGCTCGTCGACGGCGCCACGGTGACCACCGACGCTGACTCGCTGGCGAAGGTCAAGGTCACGGCTGAGGTCATCGGCAACCTCCGCGGCCCGAAGATCATCATCCAGAAGTACAAGAACAAGACCGGCTACAAGAAGCGCCAGGGCCACCGTCAGGAGCTCACGCGCGTCAAGATCACCGGCATCAAGTAA
- a CDS encoding DUF4031 domain-containing protein, with protein sequence MTVLVDDPRWPAHGRLWAHLVSDDNLDELHAFARSHDVPARAFDLDHYDVPEELVPRLIAAGAQHVDGKELVRRLIASGLRIPARDRR encoded by the coding sequence ATGACCGTTCTCGTCGATGACCCTCGTTGGCCCGCGCACGGGCGCCTGTGGGCTCACCTCGTCAGCGACGACAACCTGGACGAGCTCCACGCCTTCGCGAGGTCTCACGACGTGCCTGCGCGCGCGTTCGACCTCGACCACTACGACGTGCCGGAAGAGCTCGTCCCCCGGCTCATCGCCGCCGGCGCTCAACACGTCGACGGCAAGGAGCTGGTACGGAGACTGATCGCGTCAGGACTGCGGATCCCCGCCCGCGACCGGCGCTGA
- a CDS encoding Rne/Rng family ribonuclease codes for MADENNDYDAPTLDFSADADAPEEVVAEDAPATQDAPMDATDETPAAEEAPVAEEAPVAEEAPAAEEAPAVEEAPAAEEAPALEEAPAVEEKPVDEKPVDEKPTDATPVEAPEPEAPQAITAVSLGLLPEVFVSQVSTQLHFYAPEVVPLPARPGRERVFDRIAEREPDDSASGRRGRRRRGGSDDGDQREQRDEPRQPRQRVVEYITEPKAIKGSTRLEAKKQRRRDGRDAGRRRPVVTEAEFLARRESVDRKMVVRSKNGRTQIGVLEDGVLVEHYVARNQDASLIGNVYLGRVQNVLPSMEAAFVDIGRGRNAVLYSGEVDWDGVETGNQPRRIELALKAGDRVLVQVTKDPVGHKGARLTSQISLPGRYLVYVPGGSMNGISRKLPDNERTRLKRILKEVLPESSGVIVRTAAEGATEDQLTRDVQRLTSQWEHIRKQVESQQAPALLHAEPDLLVKIVRDVFNEDFTKMLIQGEESQRTIRAYLESVAPDLLERVESYEEETDPFDAFRITEQIEKALDRKVWLPSGGSLVIDRTEAMTVVDVNTGKFVGSGGNLEETVTKNNLEAAEEIVRQLRLRDIGGIIVVDFIDMVLESNRDLVLRRLIECLSRDRTKHQVAEVTSLGLVQMTRKKLGLGLLETFSEACEVCAGRGVIVHHDPVVKHRASSGNSNGNGNGGSSSNRRQRGGSGQSQNQNQAPASVTTHSIPEGAKSALAQIAASTRAPSAEESAADVDVAAPVEVPVAQERTKKPRKKRGADRNAPKSPAEALLDSVLDALPEPKAPGQGRGRRRVSTAALTGTPVSVNSEPSAPVAGGDPQS; via the coding sequence ATGGCCGACGAGAACAATGACTACGACGCCCCTACCCTCGATTTCTCTGCGGATGCTGACGCACCCGAAGAGGTAGTCGCCGAGGACGCCCCTGCGACGCAGGACGCGCCCATGGACGCGACCGACGAGACTCCTGCTGCGGAGGAGGCTCCTGTTGCGGAGGAGGCTCCTGTTGCGGAGGAGGCTCCTGCTGCGGAGGAGGCTCCCGCTGTGGAGGAGGCTCCCGCTGCGGAGGAGGCTCCCGCTCTGGAGGAGGCTCCCGCCGTGGAGGAGAAGCCCGTGGACGAGAAGCCCGTGGACGAGAAGCCGACCGACGCGACGCCCGTCGAGGCTCCCGAGCCCGAGGCGCCCCAGGCGATCACCGCGGTGTCGCTGGGACTCCTGCCCGAGGTCTTCGTCTCTCAGGTCTCCACCCAGCTTCACTTCTACGCGCCCGAGGTCGTGCCGCTGCCGGCCCGCCCGGGGCGGGAGCGCGTGTTCGACCGCATCGCCGAGCGCGAGCCAGACGACTCCGCATCCGGTCGTCGCGGCCGCCGCCGTCGCGGAGGCTCCGACGACGGCGACCAGCGCGAACAGCGCGACGAGCCGCGCCAGCCGCGACAGCGCGTCGTCGAGTACATCACCGAGCCGAAGGCGATCAAGGGCTCGACCCGTCTCGAGGCCAAGAAGCAGCGCCGTCGTGACGGTCGTGACGCCGGTCGTCGTCGCCCGGTCGTGACCGAGGCCGAATTCCTGGCTCGCCGCGAGTCGGTCGACCGCAAGATGGTCGTCCGGTCGAAGAACGGTCGCACGCAGATCGGCGTCCTCGAAGACGGTGTGCTCGTCGAGCACTACGTCGCCCGCAACCAGGATGCGTCGCTGATCGGCAACGTCTACCTCGGCCGCGTGCAGAACGTCCTTCCGAGCATGGAGGCCGCGTTCGTCGACATCGGTCGTGGCCGCAACGCCGTGCTGTACTCGGGCGAGGTCGATTGGGACGGCGTCGAGACCGGCAACCAGCCCCGCCGCATCGAGCTGGCCCTCAAGGCCGGCGACCGCGTCCTTGTGCAGGTCACCAAGGATCCGGTGGGCCACAAGGGCGCACGTCTGACCAGCCAGATCTCGCTCCCCGGCCGGTACCTCGTGTACGTGCCCGGCGGTTCGATGAACGGCATCAGCCGCAAGCTGCCCGACAATGAGCGCACGCGCCTGAAGCGCATCCTCAAGGAGGTCCTGCCCGAGTCCTCGGGTGTGATCGTCCGCACGGCGGCCGAGGGCGCCACCGAAGACCAGCTGACGCGCGACGTGCAGCGACTGACGTCCCAGTGGGAGCACATCCGCAAGCAGGTCGAGAGCCAGCAGGCGCCCGCACTGCTGCACGCCGAGCCTGACCTCCTGGTCAAGATCGTTCGTGACGTCTTCAACGAGGACTTCACGAAGATGCTGATCCAGGGCGAGGAGTCGCAGCGCACGATCCGCGCGTACCTCGAGAGCGTCGCCCCCGACCTGCTCGAACGAGTGGAGTCGTACGAGGAGGAGACCGATCCGTTCGACGCGTTCCGCATCACGGAGCAGATTGAGAAGGCCCTCGACCGCAAGGTCTGGCTGCCCTCGGGCGGCTCGCTCGTCATCGACCGCACCGAGGCCATGACGGTCGTCGACGTCAACACGGGCAAGTTCGTCGGCTCCGGGGGAAACCTCGAAGAGACCGTCACCAAGAACAACCTCGAAGCCGCGGAGGAGATCGTCCGCCAGCTCCGGCTGCGCGACATCGGCGGCATCATCGTCGTCGACTTCATCGACATGGTGCTCGAGTCGAACCGCGATCTCGTGCTGCGCCGCCTGATCGAGTGCCTGAGCCGCGATCGGACCAAGCACCAGGTGGCCGAGGTCACCTCGCTCGGGCTCGTGCAGATGACCCGCAAGAAGCTCGGACTCGGCCTTCTCGAGACCTTCAGCGAAGCATGCGAGGTGTGCGCCGGTCGCGGTGTGATCGTGCACCACGACCCGGTCGTGAAGCACCGTGCGAGCAGCGGCAACAGCAATGGCAACGGCAACGGCGGTTCCTCGTCCAACCGCCGCCAGCGCGGTGGTAGCGGACAGAGCCAGAATCAGAACCAGGCGCCGGCATCGGTGACGACCCACAGCATCCCCGAGGGCGCGAAGTCCGCGCTCGCGCAGATCGCAGCGTCGACTCGCGCTCCGAGTGCCGAGGAGTCTGCGGCCGATGTCGACGTCGCCGCTCCGGTCGAGGTGCCCGTCGCGCAGGAGCGCACGAAGAAGCCCCGCAAGAAGCGCGGCGCCGATCGCAATGCGCCGAAGTCCCCGGCCGAGGCGCTGCTCGACTCGGTGCTGGATGCGCTTCCGGAGCCGAAGGCTCCCGGTCAGGGACGCGGTCGTCGCCGTGTCTCCACGGCCGCTCTCACGGGCACTCCGGTGTCGGTGAACTCCGAGCCGTCAGCGCCGGTCGCGGGCGGGGATCCGCAGTCCTGA
- a CDS encoding vitamin K epoxide reductase family protein has translation MSEQRTRPVVYAVWLIIASVVGWFAAFQLTVEKFVLLENPTDALACDVSPFIQCSKNLGSWQGEVFGFPNPLMGLSGWIAPLVVGVAILAGARFPRWFWAVFGAGITFAFGLVCWLIGQSLYASNLGVLCPWCMVTWSVTIPTFFATMLHLTRNGTFTKSEKAQERADKLMVWVPLATILAYAVIIMMAQLQGLDFLGEMARIIF, from the coding sequence ATGAGCGAGCAGCGAACCCGCCCCGTCGTCTATGCCGTCTGGCTGATCATCGCGAGCGTCGTGGGCTGGTTCGCCGCCTTCCAGCTCACGGTCGAGAAGTTCGTGCTGCTCGAGAACCCGACCGATGCACTCGCCTGCGATGTCAGTCCGTTCATCCAGTGCAGCAAGAACCTCGGCTCATGGCAGGGCGAGGTCTTCGGGTTCCCGAACCCGCTCATGGGGCTCTCCGGATGGATCGCCCCCCTCGTGGTCGGTGTGGCCATCCTGGCGGGTGCGCGCTTCCCCCGCTGGTTCTGGGCCGTCTTCGGCGCAGGCATCACGTTCGCATTCGGCCTGGTGTGCTGGCTGATCGGCCAGAGCCTCTACGCGTCGAACCTCGGCGTGCTGTGCCCCTGGTGCATGGTCACCTGGTCCGTCACGATCCCGACGTTCTTCGCGACCATGCTGCATCTGACGCGCAACGGCACCTTCACGAAGAGCGAGAAGGCCCAGGAACGCGCCGACAAGCTCATGGTCTGGGTCCCGCTCGCGACGATCCTGGCGTATGCCGTCATCATCATGATGGCTCAGCTGCAGGGTCTCGACTTCCTCGGCGAGATGGCGCGCATCATCTTCTGA
- the ndk gene encoding nucleoside-diphosphate kinase — protein sequence MATEETLVLVKPDGVARGLTGAILARIESKGYALVDIRLVEPDRDLLAEHYAEHEGKPFYEPLLEFMLSGPSVAIRLAGNRVIEGFRSLAGTTDPTTAAPGTIRGDFGRDWGLKVQQNLVHGSDSPESAARELGIWFD from the coding sequence ATGGCCACCGAAGAAACCCTCGTCCTCGTCAAGCCCGACGGTGTCGCGCGCGGCCTCACCGGAGCGATCCTGGCGCGCATCGAATCGAAGGGCTACGCGCTCGTCGACATCCGCCTGGTCGAACCGGACCGCGACCTCCTCGCCGAGCACTATGCGGAGCACGAGGGAAAGCCGTTCTACGAGCCGCTCCTCGAGTTCATGCTCTCGGGCCCGTCCGTGGCGATCCGCCTCGCGGGCAACCGTGTGATCGAAGGGTTCCGCTCGCTCGCGGGCACCACTGACCCGACGACCGCGGCACCCGGCACGATTCGTGGCGACTTCGGCCGCGACTGGGGCCTCAAGGTCCAGCAGAACCTCGTGCACGGCTCGGACAGCCCCGAGTCCGCCGCACGCGAACTCGGCATCTGGTTCGACTGA
- a CDS encoding DUF4233 domain-containing protein, with protein sequence MSAESARPRPPRAPRTLVQKLAPIVLGFESIVVFLAGLTIFGLKTLPPGIPQWWGIVGGAIVGVACIAVAGMITKPWAITAGWVIQVIIALAAILVPAILLVVVIFGGMWGYATIMGARLDARRPGGPATETQTESE encoded by the coding sequence GTGAGCGCCGAGTCGGCACGCCCTCGTCCGCCTCGTGCCCCGCGCACTCTGGTGCAGAAACTCGCGCCGATCGTGCTCGGATTCGAGTCGATCGTCGTGTTCCTCGCGGGGCTCACGATCTTCGGACTGAAGACCCTTCCGCCGGGCATCCCGCAGTGGTGGGGGATCGTGGGAGGAGCGATCGTCGGGGTCGCCTGCATCGCCGTCGCAGGGATGATCACGAAGCCCTGGGCCATCACCGCGGGCTGGGTGATCCAGGTCATCATCGCGCTGGCCGCGATCCTCGTTCCCGCCATCCTGCTGGTCGTCGTGATTTTCGGCGGCATGTGGGGATATGCGACGATCATGGGGGCTCGATTGGACGCACGACGTCCTGGCGGGCCCGCGACCGAGACTCAGACAGAGAGTGAATGA
- a CDS encoding folylpolyglutamate synthase/dihydrofolate synthase family protein has translation MSARDRADAVYEALLSRAGERWVQPRKERTARILAFLDDPQRTYRVVHITGTNGKTSTARMIESLLRAHGLRTGLFTSPHLERFTERIMIDGQPIEDAAVADAWDEIEPFVGIVDAELEAAGEEPLTFFELLTVLAFVAVADAPVDVLVLEVGMGGEWDSTNTADGDVAVFAPIDIDHADRLGGTIAEIAAVKAGIIKEGAAVVSAQQPDEAADVLRRVAAEKSATIAFEGDEFGLTDQKLAVGGQLISIRGLAGEYLEEYLPQYGAHQGHNAALAVAAVEALIGGGQQQIAADIVSEGLQGATSPGRLQLLGISPTVIVDAAHNPHGAAALAQAMDDSFDFDEWGVVLGILGDKDAAGIVAKLAPAAAHVFATAPDSDRASDADAIADLVEAAGQRATVHPTLAEAADAAREWAASSDRRAVVIAGSVVLAGEAISLSEQEDWKSGWRA, from the coding sequence ATGAGCGCACGAGACAGGGCGGATGCCGTCTACGAGGCGCTGCTGAGCCGCGCGGGCGAGCGCTGGGTGCAACCGCGCAAGGAGCGCACGGCACGTATCCTCGCGTTCCTCGACGACCCGCAGCGCACCTACCGCGTCGTGCACATCACGGGGACGAACGGCAAGACATCCACGGCCCGCATGATCGAGAGCCTGCTCAGGGCGCACGGTCTGCGCACCGGACTCTTCACGAGCCCGCACCTCGAGCGCTTCACGGAGCGCATCATGATCGACGGTCAGCCGATCGAGGATGCCGCGGTCGCCGACGCGTGGGACGAGATCGAGCCGTTCGTCGGGATCGTCGACGCCGAGCTCGAAGCCGCGGGCGAGGAGCCGCTCACGTTCTTCGAGCTGCTCACCGTGCTGGCTTTCGTCGCGGTGGCCGATGCCCCGGTCGACGTCCTCGTTCTCGAAGTCGGCATGGGGGGCGAGTGGGACTCGACCAACACCGCTGACGGCGATGTCGCGGTGTTCGCACCGATCGACATCGACCACGCCGATCGCCTCGGTGGCACGATCGCCGAGATCGCCGCGGTCAAGGCGGGGATCATCAAGGAGGGCGCAGCCGTCGTCTCGGCGCAGCAGCCGGACGAAGCCGCCGACGTGCTCCGGCGCGTCGCCGCGGAGAAGAGCGCCACGATCGCCTTCGAGGGTGACGAGTTCGGTCTCACCGACCAGAAGCTCGCGGTCGGCGGGCAGCTCATCTCGATCCGCGGGCTCGCGGGGGAGTACCTCGAGGAGTACCTGCCGCAGTACGGCGCGCACCAGGGGCACAACGCCGCTCTCGCGGTCGCCGCAGTCGAGGCGCTCATCGGCGGTGGGCAGCAGCAGATCGCTGCCGACATCGTCTCGGAGGGTCTGCAGGGCGCGACCTCGCCCGGTCGCCTCCAGCTGCTCGGCATCTCGCCTACGGTGATCGTCGATGCGGCGCACAACCCGCACGGCGCCGCAGCACTCGCTCAGGCGATGGACGACAGCTTCGACTTCGACGAGTGGGGGGTCGTTCTCGGAATCCTCGGTGACAAGGATGCTGCGGGCATCGTGGCGAAGCTCGCACCGGCTGCGGCCCACGTCTTCGCCACCGCCCCCGATTCCGATCGCGCGAGCGACGCGGATGCGATCGCCGATCTCGTCGAAGCCGCAGGGCAGCGCGCGACCGTGCATCCGACCCTCGCGGAGGCGGCGGACGCCGCCCGTGAGTGGGCGGCGTCGTCCGACCGCCGCGCGGTGGTGATCGCCGGATCCGTCGTGCTCGCCGGCGAGGCCATCTCCCTCTCGGAGCAAGAGGACTGGAAGTCGGGGTGGCGGGCGTGA